The Oscillatoria sp. FACHB-1407 DNA segment AGGGTATTTAGAAATAATGTAAAGATCGAGGACTAGTCTAACAATGCTCACCGAATGCAAGGAAGCTATTTCTACCAATAAAAAACATCCTTCAAAAGTTTAACCGTCTCTCACTGTAGTTGTATAGAGTAAAGATAAACCTTCATCAATAAATCAGATTCGAATATTTAAACATTAATAAACTATTAAGTCAAGGTAAATCTTATTGACTCTCTGTTGTGTTCAACAGATGCAAAAAGTAAGTCATAAAATAGGCATTAAGCCATCACTTAAAGGAAATGCTTAATGCCTGTCAAGGTATTAATGAGGAGGCTTTAAAGCCTCACTACAAAGGGCCTATTTTGAAAAAGATCGTGCAACGTTATGCAACGCCGTCTGAATCTGGTGGAGTGAATTCAAGGGCAACTCCGTTCATGCAATAGCGTTGCCCAGTGGGGCGAGGACCATCCTCGAAGACGTGCCCTAAATGCCCACCACAGCGGCTACAGTGAACTTCAACACGGGTCATAAATAGCGATCGATCCACTGAGGTAGCGATCGCCCCCTCGATCGGCGCATAAAAACTAGGCCAACCTGTGCCACTGTTGAATTTGGTGTCTGATGTAAAGAGCGGTTGACCACAACCCGCACAGACATAAGTGCCTGTCTCATAGTTTTTATCAAGCGGGCTGGTGCCTGCTCGCTCAGTCCCGTGTTTCCGTAATACATAAAACTGCTCTGGAGTCAGAACTTTCTGCCACTCTGCTTCAGTTTTGGTGATTTCAAATTGCTCGTGTTTTGAGGTTGTCATACCGCCTAAAGTCTCCGACAGAATTAATGAGAAATAGCTACGATGTACCGCTAGTAATTGAGAATAATCTATTCAGCTTGAGATTGGCTGAGTGCAACCTGAGGAGATAGCAATTGGCAGCTTAAGATACTCTGGCAATCTAGGGTGATACCTGCCGACCAATCTTTTAGGCTTGGCGATTGAAATCGCAGCGATAGAAGCAAAACCCGCCGACGCGGGGTACAGAGAATCTTGATGCATCAAGCCCACGCAGGACGGTCGGCGAGCTCAGTCAAGCCGCGAACTTCGATCGAATAGGCGCGAATTCCATTCACCAGCCACAGCACAGAATATCAGGGGGGTCAGGACTTTTGTCAGTCAACCAAGGGTGCCACAACGTACCTAGGCACAGGTTGAATTCGATTAAGCGACCGATCGCGTTTCTTGAGCCGTGCTACGCAGCTTATAAGTGTTTTCCACCAGGCTCGCAGCGAAGCTATCAAATCGTTTCACCAAATTAGCGTCGGTGAGTTGTCCCTCTTCATTAAACGCTTTCCAGGCTTGCCCGATCGCCACATGTTCAGGAATGGTCCAGGCGTGAACCCAACGCATAATGATACGCAGGTCATTGAGAGCGTTGCTATTGGATTGCCCACCTAAAACACTGATCAGCCCGGTTACTTTTCCAGAGAATTCGTTAAAACTCATCAGATCTAGGGCATTTTTTAGTACACCACTAACGCTGCCGTGATATTCAGGCGTTGCGAGAATGATGCCATCTGCTTGACGAAACGCCTGACGCAGCTTATCAACGTCAGGGTAATCGGGATAGTTGTCACTGCCGTCACAAAAGGGCAGATTGAGCGATCGCAAATCGAGCACTTCGACTTTGGCTCCCAATGCTTCAACCCGCTGTGCGGCGACTTGTAAAGCGAGTTGGCTATAGGAATCAGGTCTTAAACTTCCGGCGATACCAACAAACTTGAGCATGGGACTGAGTCCTTTGTCATTCCTAATGGGTCACTGTCGTATTCACAGTGTACCTAATACGTACTCATTATGAGTATGTCTTTGGATAGGGGATTCCCCCCTTTTAAGCTCGGTTATTCTCCCCAAAAAAACTCTCTGATTTCCCAATGAAATCAGAGAGCAGATCCTGCGCTATACCAAACCAAATCAGTAAAGATGTTTTACTTGCCCTGACTGCAACGCTTTAACCCACACTGGATGGCAGACCAGACATAAGCGGGGTTGAAGACAGTTGTGCTCTAAACACTTCCCAATCGTTGCCATCCCACGCTTGCCAACTGACAAACGAACCGGAAATGTGGGGGTTAATCTCATAGTTGATGCTATTTGCCAGGCGTTGAGTCGAGATGCCATCAAAGAGATGAATGTCGATATCAGATGAACTAAAGATATGCTCCCATACGACATAGCCCTGATCAGACACTTGAGCCCCAATATCATCAACCGTGTTGTCTGTAATTTGAACGGTGGTTCCGGTCAGGCTGTCGTGGCGATATACTTCCCAGTCGTTGCCATCCCATGCTTGCCAGACGACATAATCTCCTGCGATCTGAGCTTTTGTTTCGTTGTAAATGCTGTCTGCTAGAGCTGTGGCTTTGCCAGTTGACGCATTGTAGAGATAGATGTCTGTATCTGTAGCACTGTAGCTGTATTCGTAAACAACATTGCCATTGGAGGAGACTTGAGCATTGCGCTCGTTACGGTTGGATGTGGCGATCTCAATGGTTTCCCCAGAAATGATGTCATACAGATACAGGTCGGTGTCTGTTTCACTGTATTCAAATTCGTAAACGATGTAATTACCTGCAAGATCAGGGTTCAACTCGTTGCGTTGAGAATTGGCGATCGCAATCTCTTGTCCTGTAGCGATGTTGTATAGATAAATATCGCTATCGGTTTCACTGTATTGATATTGATAAACGATATTGTTGCCATCAATTTGAGCGTTAAACTCGCTTTTGGCACTGTCCAGAATGATGCCGCTACTGTCTGTGAGCACATCATACAATCCTAAGTTGCTGTTGGTGTCGCTATATTCAGACTCGTATACAACATCTCCCAAAGATGAGATACGAGGGTTTAATTCGTTGTCATTGCTTGAGGCGATCGTCGATATGGTATCGGTCACCGCATCGTAGTAGCGGATGTCGATGTCGGTGTCGCTGAAATCATGTTCCCAAACGACATCACCCAGTGACGACACTTGAGCCAAACCATCAAAAGTATTGTTATCAGTCAATTGAATAACGTTGAAATATGTAGTCATGGCAAATTCTCCCTGGGGGCGTGTTTAGAGTTGGGTCGTGGAAATAGTTGATTGTGAATGCCAAGAAGGAGTTGTAACCCCTGAACGTGGAATGGGGTTGTCAACCCTTCGGAGACTCCCAAAGCCTTATCACAGGAGTAGAGGAGTTACGTTTTGGGTGTTGTCTGCATCCGAGGGGTTGTATTTCTTGCTGACATTCACTTATGCAATTGGGGTGCGATCGAATACTCAATTTTGGTAGAAGGCTTCAAAATTCTTCGTTCACCGTTTATTCTGAACAGCAGGACTGTTTGTGTGGGGGTGAAATGCCCAGTTGTAAATTTGACCAATGGTCTTGGATGGGTTGGGCACTGGCGTTGGGCAGCCTGGGGGCGATCGCCAGTGAAGGTATTGAAGGGCGTCAGGCGATCGCACAATCGGTTATTGAGCCTGTTGCCATTACAGAACCGGGCTTCGCTGTCTCAGAGGTCGCTCAGGTGCCTCCTGTGCCGCAGCGGGACACTTTGCCACCTCCTCTGGAGCCACTCCCCATCCCTGAAACACCCACTCCACCCCCCGAAGACTTGCTGAACACGCCCGTGCCGAATGTGATGCCTGTGACTCCAAGCCCACCAGCGTCAGACGAGGAGAGCGTCTTTGTTGAGCGGTTTGAGATCGTGGGCAGCACCGTATTTAGCGAAGCCGACTGGGCGGCTCTCACCGCACCCTATGTCAATCGCAATTTGACCTTTGCAGAACTGTTGCAAGTGCGATCGGCGGTGACGCAGCTTTATCTCGATCGGGGTTACATCAACTCCGGGGCGTTTCTGCCCCCACAAGACCCGGTGAATGGAGTTGTCACCATTCAGGTGTTAGAAGGTGGCGTTGAGGCGATTAACGTGACAGGTACTCGTCGCCTCAACCCCAGCTATGTGCGTGATCGATTGGCGATCGCCACCACAACTCCATTCAATGTGCAGCGGTTGTTAGAGCGGTTGCAACTGCTACAGCTTGATCCCCAAATTGAAAACATTTCCGCTGAGTTAGCCAGTAGTGTCCGTCCAGGGTCGAGTGTGCTGGAGGTGCGGGTGACAGAAGCAGATCCCTTTAGTCTGCAACTCGCAACGAATAACGGGCGATCGCCCAGTGTCGGTAGCTGGCGCAGGCAAGTTCAAGCCAGTCAAGCCAACCTGTTGGGACAGGGTGATGTATTGACAGTGGGCTATGCCAACACCGAGGGCAGTAACGCGCTGGACGCCAGCTATACGATTCCCCTGAATCCCCGTAACGGGACGCTGATTCTCAACTATGGTTTAGCCGAGAGTGACGTGATTGAGGAGCCATTTAATGCCCTCGACATTCAATCGGACTCTCGCTACTACGAAGTAGGGTTTCGGCAACCCCTGATTCAAACCCCAACTGAGGAATTTGCTCTGAGCCTGACCGCCTCTCGACGTGAAAGCCAGAGCGAATTTTTGGAAGATCTGGTGGGGGAACCCGTGCCCTTTCCTGGTGTAGGGGCAGATGCCGAAGGGCGCACTCGTATTTCGGCGTTGCGGTTTACCCAGGAGTGGACACAGCAGCGGAGCCAGGAAGTGTTTGCGGTGCGATCGCAGTTTAGTTTAGGGCTAGATGCGTTTGACTCGACAGTCAATGAGGGGGCTCCCGATAGTCGTTTCTTTGCGTGGCGTGGGCAGACCCAGTGGGTGCGACTGTTGTCTCCTGATACGTTGCTCTTAGTACGGGGTGAATTGCAGCTAGCCGATGCGCCGCTGGTTTCACTGGAACAGTTTGGTCTGGGTGGACAGACCACCGTGAGGGGCTATCGCCAAGATTTTTTGTTGACAGATAATGGTGCGCTTGCCTCCGCAGAGGTGCGGTTGCCGATTTTGCGATCGCGCCCCCTGGATGGTATTTTGCATCTGATTCCGTTTATGGATTTTGGGGTCGGTTGGAACGCAGAAGGCGATAATCCTGACCCCAATGGACTGGTATCGGTTGGTTTAGGGTTGCAGTGGCGACAGAGCGATCGCCTGACCGCTCGGTTGGATTGGGGTATTCCATTAGTTTCTGTAGACACGAGGGAACGCACATGGCAAGAAAGTGGAGTTTATTTTTCCATCGTCTACACACCGTTTTAAGAAAGGCTAAAGGCAGAAGGATAAAAGATAAAAGGAGCCTTTTTCATCTTTTATCCCTCATCTCTCATCCTTTATCCCTCATCTCTCATCCTTTCCGTTTCCTCCTTCCCTTCCTTCTGACACTGGTGTTGTGTGTCAGTGCGACCCCAGTGTTGAGCCAGAGTCCGGGTGCCGCCACACTGGCGCAACAAGGGCAAGAACTGTATGAAGCAGGGCAATATTCTGCTGCGATCGCCACTCTACAGCGCGCCATTCAAGCCTACGCCACGGAAAACAATACCCTGGGTCAAGCCCTGGCACTCCGCAACCTGGCACTGGTCTATCAACAAATGGGAGATTTGGCAGCAGCCAATGAAGCGATCGCCACTAGTTTGCAGCAGGTGCAGTCTTCAACAGATGCCAATCGTTTACCGGTCTTGGCGCGAGTGTTAAATCTACAAGGAAGCCTGCAACTCCAGCAGGGGCAAACCGAGCAGGCGTTAGCCACCTGGGAACAGGCAACCGCAATTTATCAACAACTGGGGGACGAGGCGGGCGCACTTCGCAATCAGATCAATCAGGCGCAAGCCTTGCAATCGTTGGGTTTTTATCGACGGGCGATCGCCACGCTCACCCCACTCACCGAGACGCTGCAAAGTCAACCTGACTCACGCGCGAAAGTCGTCGCTCTTCGTAGCCTGGGAGAAGCTCTCCAGGGCATCGGGTCACTGGATCGGTCACAACAAGCGTTAGAGTCTGCCCTGGCGATCGCCCAACAGTTGCAACTCCCCGACGAGATTGCTGCGACTCAATTTAGCCTGGGCAATACGATTCGGGCTCAGGGTGACGCCGGCACTGCACTGGAGTTTTATCGACAGGCAGCCGCAACTACTCCTTCCCCACTGACCAAAGTTCGCGCCGAACTGAACCAACTGAGTCTGCTGATCGACACGGAGCAACCA contains these protein-coding regions:
- the msrB gene encoding peptide-methionine (R)-S-oxide reductase MsrB; this translates as MTTSKHEQFEITKTEAEWQKVLTPEQFYVLRKHGTERAGTSPLDKNYETGTYVCAGCGQPLFTSDTKFNSGTGWPSFYAPIEGAIATSVDRSLFMTRVEVHCSRCGGHLGHVFEDGPRPTGQRYCMNGVALEFTPPDSDGVA
- a CDS encoding ShlB/FhaC/HecB family hemolysin secretion/activation protein → MPSCKFDQWSWMGWALALGSLGAIASEGIEGRQAIAQSVIEPVAITEPGFAVSEVAQVPPVPQRDTLPPPLEPLPIPETPTPPPEDLLNTPVPNVMPVTPSPPASDEESVFVERFEIVGSTVFSEADWAALTAPYVNRNLTFAELLQVRSAVTQLYLDRGYINSGAFLPPQDPVNGVVTIQVLEGGVEAINVTGTRRLNPSYVRDRLAIATTTPFNVQRLLERLQLLQLDPQIENISAELASSVRPGSSVLEVRVTEADPFSLQLATNNGRSPSVGSWRRQVQASQANLLGQGDVLTVGYANTEGSNALDASYTIPLNPRNGTLILNYGLAESDVIEEPFNALDIQSDSRYYEVGFRQPLIQTPTEEFALSLTASRRESQSEFLEDLVGEPVPFPGVGADAEGRTRISALRFTQEWTQQRSQEVFAVRSQFSLGLDAFDSTVNEGAPDSRFFAWRGQTQWVRLLSPDTLLLVRGELQLADAPLVSLEQFGLGGQTTVRGYRQDFLLTDNGALASAEVRLPILRSRPLDGILHLIPFMDFGVGWNAEGDNPDPNGLVSVGLGLQWRQSDRLTARLDWGIPLVSVDTRERTWQESGVYFSIVYTPF
- a CDS encoding TolB family protein, with the protein product MTTYFNVIQLTDNNTFDGLAQVSSLGDVVWEHDFSDTDIDIRYYDAVTDTISTIASSNDNELNPRISSLGDVVYESEYSDTNSNLGLYDVLTDSSGIILDSAKSEFNAQIDGNNIVYQYQYSETDSDIYLYNIATGQEIAIANSQRNELNPDLAGNYIVYEFEYSETDTDLYLYDIISGETIEIATSNRNERNAQVSSNGNVVYEYSYSATDTDIYLYNASTGKATALADSIYNETKAQIAGDYVVWQAWDGNDWEVYRHDSLTGTTVQITDNTVDDIGAQVSDQGYVVWEHIFSSSDIDIHLFDGISTQRLANSINYEINPHISGSFVSWQAWDGNDWEVFRAQLSSTPLMSGLPSSVG
- a CDS encoding NADPH-dependent FMN reductase, yielding MLKFVGIAGSLRPDSYSQLALQVAAQRVEALGAKVEVLDLRSLNLPFCDGSDNYPDYPDVDKLRQAFRQADGIILATPEYHGSVSGVLKNALDLMSFNEFSGKVTGLISVLGGQSNSNALNDLRIIMRWVHAWTIPEHVAIGQAWKAFNEEGQLTDANLVKRFDSFAASLVENTYKLRSTAQETRSVA